Genomic DNA from Sphingobium sp. WTD-1:
CGATGACGCGGACATCGACATGGACGGGGCGACGGGCGCCGATCGGCTGAACCTCGCCATCCTGGAGCACGCGCAGCAGCTTGACCTGCGCGTCGAGCGGCATTTCACTGACTTCGTCGAGGAAGATGGTGCCCATGTCGGCCGACAGGAATTTGCCGACATGGCGGTCGAAGGCGCCGGTGAAGGCGCCGCGTTCATGACCGAACAGTTCTGATTCGACGAGGTTGGCGGGGATCGCGCCGCAATTGACGGTCACCATCGCCTGCTTGTGACGCGGCGAGGCGGCGTGGATGGCGCGGGCGACGACATCCTTGCCGACACCGCTTTCGCCCTCGATCAGCACCGGCACGCGGGCGCGCGCAGCCTTGGCCGCGATGGCCAGGGCGGTGCGGAACTGGGGCGCGGCGCCAACGACATCCTCGAACGCCAGCGGGGCGCTGATCTTCTCGGTGAGCGGGCGCAGTTCGCCGCGCACATTGCCCTCCAGCGTCGCGTTAAGCGCGGCGAGCAGCCGTTCGGGTGCGATCGGCTTGGAGAGGTAATCGGTGGCGCCGGCGCGCATCGCCTGGACCGCGACGGCGACGCTGTTATGCGCCGTCAGCACCAGGATCGGCAGGGCGGGGCGCTGCGCATGGATGTCGCCGATCAGGTCGGCCGGATCGAAATCCGGACTCCATTGATCGATCAGGACCGCGTCGAGCTGCATGCCGTCCTGCGTGCCCAGCGTCGCCAGGGCGGTTTCGGCATCGCTGGCGAAGATGGTCCGCCATCCCGCGCGCGCGGCCAGCGCGGACACCAGCCGGCGCTGCGCGGGCTCGTCGTCGATCAACATCAGCAAGGGAACGCCTTCGCGAACCATCTGGACCCCTCTTGTGCAAACAGGAGGGCATCCTAGGCACCGGGGGTAAAAGCGCCCTTAACCTGTAAAGATTTTCTTGTGCCCCTACGGCTTGAGGGGGGTGGGGGGACAGGATAAGAGGTTGCACAACGATGTAATAACTAGGGGAACGGATATGGCTTCTGACGGGAATATCAAGAGCGCAACCCAGACCTATGAAGGGTTTGTCGGCTTCGTGAAGTGGGGCACCATTGCCTGCCTCATCGTCGCCGCGATTGTCGTGCTGCTGATCTCCAGCTGAGCCATGTCGACGCTATAGGAGGGGGATGCTGATATAATGAAAATCGCGATATTGAAGGAACAGGCTGCGGGCGAACGGCGCGTGGCCGGTACGCCCGAGACCGTGAAGAAATTCATCGCGCTGGGCGCGAGCGTGGCTGTCGAGGCCGGCGCGGGCGCGACGGCGTCGATTGCCGACGAAGCCTATGTTACGGCCGGTGCCAGCGTTGGCGATCGTGCCGCGACGCTGGCGGGTGCCGATATCCTGCTGGGCGTGCAAGGCCCCGATCCGGCCAGCCTTGGCGGCGCTGCGGCGGGGGCGTGGATCGTCGCGGGCCTCAACCCGTTCGGCGAGCGGGCGCGGGTCGATGCCTATGCCGCCGCCGGCTATGAGGCGCTGGCGATGGAATTCATGCCGCGCATCACCCGTGCGCAATCGATGGACATCTTGTCGTCCCAGTCGAACCTGTCGGGATACAAGGCGGTGCTGGACGCGGCGGCCGAATATGACCGCGCCTTTCCGATGATGATGACCGCGGCGGGCACCGTGTCGGCGGCCAAATGCTTCGTCATGGGCGTGGGCGTGGCCGGCCTTCAGGCGATCGCCACGGCGCGGCGGCTGGGTGCGCAGGTGAGCGCCACCGACGTGCGCGCCGCGACCAAGGAGCAGATTGAATCGCTCGGCGCCAAGGCGATCTTCGTGGAGAAGGTGGCCGGCATCGAGGGTGAAGGCACCGGTGGCTATGCCACAGAAATGTCAGACGAATATAAGGCTGCCCAGGCCGAGCTGGTCTCGTCGCACATCGCCAAGCAGGACATCGTCATCACGACGGCGCTGATCCCCGGCCGGCCTGCGCCGCGCCTGATCAGCGACGCGCAGATCGCATCGATGAAGCCGGGCAGCGTGATCGTCGACCTGGCCGTCGAGCAGGGCGGCAATGTCGAGGGCGCGGTCGCCGGCGAAGTGGTCGTGCGCCACGGCGTCAAGATCGTGGGCCATCGCAACGTGCCCAGCCGCCTGGCCGCCGACACCTCCGCCCTGTTCTCGCGCAACCTCTATAATTTCCTGTCCGCCTTCTGGGACAAGGACAAGAATGCGCCGGTGCTGGACGAGGAAATCGGCAACGCGATCCGCCTGACCCAGGGGGGCAAGGTCGTCAACGAACGACTGCTGGGCTGAACGCATATCGCTGCGCGCTTTCGGTTTCAGGCCGGGCGCGAATGGCGCAGACGCTTCGCGAGCAATGCTCCGGGGCGAACAGGGAGTAGGAACGATGGACTTCATTGCCATCCTGTCGATTTTCGTGCTGGCGTGCTTCGTCGGCTATTATGTGGTCTGGTCGGTGACGCCGGCGCTGCACACGCCGCTGATGGCGGTCACCAATGCCATTTCGTCGGTCATCATCGTCGGCGCTCTGGTCGCGTCGGCGGAGGCCGGTAGCCTGGCGGCCAAGCTGCTGGGTCTGGTCGCGGTGGTCTTTGCATCGGTGAATATCTTCGGCGGCTTTGCCGTGACCGAACGCATGCTGGCCATGTACAAGAAGAAGGAGCGCAAGTGATGCACGAGCTTGCGCCCGTTTCGCCCTTCGTCGCCTTGGCCTATCTGGTTTCCGGCGTCCTCTTCATCCTGGCGCTGCGCGGCCTGTCGAGCCCGTCGACCAGCCGTCGCGGCAACCGCATGGGCATGGTCGGCATGGCAATCGCCGTGGTCACGACCCTTTATACCCATGACGTGCTGAGCCTGCCCGAAATCCTGGGCGCGATCGCCATCGGCGGCGGCATCGGCTTCATCATCGCCCGTCGCATCGAGATGACGGCGATGCCGCAGCTGGTTGCGGCCTTCCACTCGCTGGTCGGCCTGGCCGCCGTGCTGGTCGGCGCGGCCGCCTATCTCAATCCCGGCGCGTTCGGCATTCTCGATCCGCTGACGAACGAGATCCACAATGCCAGCCGCATCGAAATGGGGCTGGGCGTCGCGATCGGCGCGATCACCTTCTCGGGTTCGGTCATCGCCTTCCTGAAATTGAACGGCAACATGTCGGGCAAGCCGATCATGCTGCCGGGCCGCCATGTCATCAATCTGGCGACGCTGGCGGCGATCCTGGGCCTGATCGCCTATTTCGTGACCGACCAGTCGCCCTGGATCTTCTGGACCGTGACGGCGCTGAGCTTCGTCATCGGCTTCCTGCTGATCATCCCGATCGGCGGCGCGGACATGCCGGTCGTGGTGTCGATGCTGAACAGCTATTCGGGCTGGGCCGCAGCGGCGATGGGCTTCACCCTGGGCAATACGGCGATGATCATCACCGGCGCGCTGGTGGGCAGCTCCGGCGCGATCCTGTCCTACATCATGTGCAAGGCGATGAACCGCAGCTTCATCAGCGTGATCGCCGGCGGCTTCGGCGCGGAAGCCGGCCCGTCGGGTGGCGGCGCGGCGGCGGTCGACCGTCCCTACAAGCGCGGCAGCGCCGAGGACGCGGCCTTCCTGATGAGCCAGGCGGACAATGTCATCATCGTGCCGGGTTACGGCATGGCGGTCAGCCAGGCGCAGCATGCGCTGCGCGAAATGGCCGACCTGCTGAAGAAGGAAGGCGTGAACGTCAAATATGCGATCCATCCGGTCGCAGGGCGCATGCCCGGCCATATGAACGTGCTGCTGGCCGAAGCGAACGTCCCCTATGACGAGGTGTTCGAGCTGGAGGACATCAACAGCGAGTTCGGCCAGGCCGACGTCGCCTTCGTCATCGGCGCCAATGACGTGACCAATCCGGCGGCCAAGACGGACAAGACGTCGCCCATCTATGGCATGCCGATCCTGGACGTCGCCAACGCCAAGTCGGTGCTGTTCGTGAAGCGCTCCATGGGCGGGGCCGGCTATGCCGGCGTCGACAATGAGGTCTTCTACATGGACAACACGATGATGCTGCTGGCCGACGCCAAGAAGATGGTCGAGGAGATCGTCAAGGCGCTGGCCCACTAAACAAGCCGATCCACCCGCGTCGGATCGCCCCGTCGACGGGGCGGGTGGATCGTCCTGACTTGTCGAAGCCGGCATCTTTCGTAAAAGAAGGGCTGGGGCACCGACATGCCCGGCCCGCACGGGGCCGGACAGGCGCCCCCATATTGGGAGCGACATGCGTAAACTCGGTCTGATTGGTGGTCTCAGCTGGACGTCCACCGCCCGCTATTATGAGATCATCAACCAGGCGATCCACCGGGCCAAGGGTGGCCAGCACAGTGCGCGGCTGCTGATCGAAAGCCTAGATTTCGCACAGGTTTCCGGTTGCATCACGCAGGAAGACTGGGATTGCGCATCGGGCCATCTGATCGGCGCGGCCCAGCGGCTGGAACAGGGCGGGGCGGAAGCGCTGCTGATCTGCGCCAATAGCATGCACCGCATCTATGACCGGATCCAGGCGAGCATCGCCATTCCCATCATCCACATCGCCGATGTCGTCGGCACGCGGATGAAGGCCGATCGCATCGATCGCGCCGCCCTGATCGGCACGCGCAACGTGATGACCGAGAAATATTATCGCCAGCGGCTGGTGTCGCACGGCGTGTCGCTGCTGCCGGCCGATGTCGCGCTGGCCGAACGGATCGACCGGATTGTCTATGACGAACTGACCGTCGGCAAGATCAACCGCGATTCCGAGCGTTTCATGAAATCGGAACTGACCGACATCGCCAAGGAGGATGTGCAGGCCGTCGTGCTCGCCTGCACCGAACTGGAGATGATCGTCGACGTGAAGGCCAATGTGCTGCCGATCTACGACTGCACCGAAATCCACGCCATGGCGGGCGTGGAATTCATCCTGGGCGAATAAGGGTGAAGGCGGCCGGGCGCGGTATCAGACCGCGCTCAGCCCCGCATCGGCCAGGCCGCGCCACAGATGGAGCGCCTGGACGCTTTCCTTGACGTCATGGACGCGGACCATCTGCGCGCCCAGTTGCGCCGCGCGGAAGGCGAGGGCGACCGAGCCGCCCAGCCGGTCGGCTGCCGGTGCCTCGTTCGACAGGGCGCCGATCAGGCGCTTGCGGCTGCCGGCGAAGAGCAGCGGCACGCCCAGCCCCTGGAAGGTGGCGAGGCCGTTCACCAGCGCCAGATTGTCGGCCAGGCTCTTGCCGAAGCCCAGGCCCGGATCGACCATGATCTTCTCGCGCGCGATGCCGGCGTCGAGGCAGGCGGCGATGCGGGCGTCGAGATAGTCGAACACGTCGCTGACGACATCGGCATAGCCGTTGGGATTGTCGTGCGGGTCGTCGCCGGCCGAAGGCGCGTGCATCAGGATTACCGGGCAACCGGCGCGGGCCGCGACCTCCAGGCTGCGGGGATCATGTTCCAGCGCGCTGACATCGTTGATGACATGGGCGCCGGCGGCGAGCGCCGCCTCCATCACCGCCGCCTTGCGCGTGTCGACCGACATGGCGACGCCGGCGGCGGCCAGTTTCTCGATCACCGGCACGATGCGGGCGATCTCGTCGCCTTCCCACAGCTTGGGCGCCTTGGGCCGGGTGGATTCGCCGCCGGCATCGATCAGCGCGGCGCCCGCCGCCGCCATGGCAAAGCCGGCATCTGCCGCCGCCTGTGGGTCGGTCATATGCTTGCCGCCGTCGGAGAAGCTGTCGGGCGTGATGTTGAGGATCGCCATCGTCTGGGGCGCGTCGAAGCGGATGACGCGATCGCCAAGGCTGAGCGGCGCGCGCTGGGCGGAGATGTTCGCGGCCAGTTGGCGGGCGCGCTCGGCCAGCGGGTCGGGCAGGGTGGCGGTGATCGCCTCGAACGCGGCGACCGGGATGGTGTCGCGGGCGATGCGGCGGCCGGCATGGCGGGCGGTCAGTTCATAGGCCTGGAACCAGATCAGGCCATTGCCCATCCGCGCCGCCGATCCATCCGCCAGGCCGATCGGGCTCGGCACGAACCAGGTCGGCTTGAGGTAGAGCCGGGCGTCAGCGGGGATGGAGGAGAGGGTCATAAAGCTCCGTTCGCCCCGGACGGGTTGGGGCCATGTCTTGGAAGAACCGTGGCTGCCTCAACCCGAACGAGGGACGGAAATCAAGGCTCGTTGGCGAGCAGA
This window encodes:
- a CDS encoding NAD(P)(+) transhydrogenase (Re/Si-specific) subunit beta gives rise to the protein MHELAPVSPFVALAYLVSGVLFILALRGLSSPSTSRRGNRMGMVGMAIAVVTTLYTHDVLSLPEILGAIAIGGGIGFIIARRIEMTAMPQLVAAFHSLVGLAAVLVGAAAYLNPGAFGILDPLTNEIHNASRIEMGLGVAIGAITFSGSVIAFLKLNGNMSGKPIMLPGRHVINLATLAAILGLIAYFVTDQSPWIFWTVTALSFVIGFLLIIPIGGADMPVVVSMLNSYSGWAAAAMGFTLGNTAMIITGALVGSSGAILSYIMCKAMNRSFISVIAGGFGAEAGPSGGGAAAVDRPYKRGSAEDAAFLMSQADNVIIVPGYGMAVSQAQHALREMADLLKKEGVNVKYAIHPVAGRMPGHMNVLLAEANVPYDEVFELEDINSEFGQADVAFVIGANDVTNPAAKTDKTSPIYGMPILDVANAKSVLFVKRSMGGAGYAGVDNEVFYMDNTMMLLADAKKMVEEIVKALAH
- a CDS encoding NAD(P) transhydrogenase subunit alpha, encoding MDFIAILSIFVLACFVGYYVVWSVTPALHTPLMAVTNAISSVIIVGALVASAEAGSLAAKLLGLVAVVFASVNIFGGFAVTERMLAMYKKKERK
- the folP gene encoding dihydropteroate synthase, producing MTLSSIPADARLYLKPTWFVPSPIGLADGSAARMGNGLIWFQAYELTARHAGRRIARDTIPVAAFEAITATLPDPLAERARQLAANISAQRAPLSLGDRVIRFDAPQTMAILNITPDSFSDGGKHMTDPQAAADAGFAMAAAGAALIDAGGESTRPKAPKLWEGDEIARIVPVIEKLAAAGVAMSVDTRKAAVMEAALAAGAHVINDVSALEHDPRSLEVAARAGCPVILMHAPSAGDDPHDNPNGYADVVSDVFDYLDARIAACLDAGIAREKIMVDPGLGFGKSLADNLALVNGLATFQGLGVPLLFAGSRKRLIGALSNEAPAADRLGGSVALAFRAAQLGAQMVRVHDVKESVQALHLWRGLADAGLSAV
- a CDS encoding NAD(P) transhydrogenase subunit alpha, which translates into the protein MKIAILKEQAAGERRVAGTPETVKKFIALGASVAVEAGAGATASIADEAYVTAGASVGDRAATLAGADILLGVQGPDPASLGGAAAGAWIVAGLNPFGERARVDAYAAAGYEALAMEFMPRITRAQSMDILSSQSNLSGYKAVLDAAAEYDRAFPMMMTAAGTVSAAKCFVMGVGVAGLQAIATARRLGAQVSATDVRAATKEQIESLGAKAIFVEKVAGIEGEGTGGYATEMSDEYKAAQAELVSSHIAKQDIVITTALIPGRPAPRLISDAQIASMKPGSVIVDLAVEQGGNVEGAVAGEVVVRHGVKIVGHRNVPSRLAADTSALFSRNLYNFLSAFWDKDKNAPVLDEEIGNAIRLTQGGKVVNERLLG
- a CDS encoding sigma-54 dependent transcriptional regulator is translated as MVREGVPLLMLIDDEPAQRRLVSALAARAGWRTIFASDAETALATLGTQDGMQLDAVLIDQWSPDFDPADLIGDIHAQRPALPILVLTAHNSVAVAVQAMRAGATDYLSKPIAPERLLAALNATLEGNVRGELRPLTEKISAPLAFEDVVGAAPQFRTALAIAAKAARARVPVLIEGESGVGKDVVARAIHAASPRHKQAMVTVNCGAIPANLVESELFGHERGAFTGAFDRHVGKFLSADMGTIFLDEVSEMPLDAQVKLLRVLQDGEVQPIGARRPVHVDVRVIAATNKKLSEEIEAGRFREDLYYRLNVVQLTVPPLRERMGDIPALCRHLLARIATQPGLRGLGLTDDALALLMQHDWPGNVRQLQNALFRAAVLCEGDALTPHDFPQVAAHILSRGAGGPRQRVAATPPREAAGITLFEGDGHVRPLAEIEADVIRLAIGHYRGRMTEVARRLGIGRSTLYRKLAELGIDNAA
- a CDS encoding aa3-type cytochrome c oxidase subunit IV; translation: MASDGNIKSATQTYEGFVGFVKWGTIACLIVAAIVVLLISS
- a CDS encoding amino acid racemase, with amino-acid sequence MRKLGLIGGLSWTSTARYYEIINQAIHRAKGGQHSARLLIESLDFAQVSGCITQEDWDCASGHLIGAAQRLEQGGAEALLICANSMHRIYDRIQASIAIPIIHIADVVGTRMKADRIDRAALIGTRNVMTEKYYRQRLVSHGVSLLPADVALAERIDRIVYDELTVGKINRDSERFMKSELTDIAKEDVQAVVLACTELEMIVDVKANVLPIYDCTEIHAMAGVEFILGE